From Ochotona princeps isolate mOchPri1 chromosome X, mOchPri1.hap1, whole genome shotgun sequence, one genomic window encodes:
- the LOC105942099 gene encoding dual specificity mitogen-activated protein kinase kinase 2-like — protein MLARRKPVLPALTINPTIAEGPSPTSDGTSEANLVDLHKKLEELELDEQQRRRLEAFLTQKAKVGELKEDDFERISELGAGNGGVVTKVRHRPSGLIMARKLIHLEIKPATRNQISRELQVLHECNSPYIVGFYGAFYSDGEISICMEHMDGGSLDQVLKEAQRILEEILGKISIAVLRGLAYLREKDQIMHREVKPSNILVNFRDQIKLFDFGVSGQLIDSMANSFVGTRSYMSPERLQGTHYSVQSDIWSMGLSLVELAIGRYPVPPLDAKELEATFGWPMVDAADTEPHSTSPRPRPPGRPVSGHGVDSRPAMAIFELLDYMVNEPPPKLPSSVFTADFQEFVNKCLIKNPAEQADLKMLMNHTFIKRSEVEEVDFAGWLCETLRLKQPSTPTHLAV, from the coding sequence ATGCTGGCCCGGAGGAAGCCAGTCCTGCCGGCACTCACCATCAATCCCACCATCGCTGAGGGTCCGTCCCCGACCAGCGACGGCACGTCCGAAGCGAACCTGGTGGACCTGCACAAGAAGCTTGAGGAGCTTGAGTTAGACGAGCAGCAGAGGCGGCGCCTGGAGGCCTTCCTCACCCAGAAGGCCAAGGTCGGCGAGCTCAAGGAGGATGACTTTGAAAGGATCTCAGAGCTGGGGGCCGGCAATGGCGGCGTGGTCACCAAGGTGCGGCACCGGCCCTCGGGGCTTATCATGGCCAGGAAGCTGATCCACCTAGAGATCAAGCCGGCCACCCGGAACCAGATCAGCCGTGAGCTGCAGGTGCTGCATGAGTGCAACTCGCCCTACATCGTGGGCTTCTACGGGGCCTTCTACAGCGACGGCGAGATCAGTATATGCATGGAGCACATGGACGGCGGCTCCCTGGACCAGGTGCTGAAGGAGGCCCAGAGGATTCTGGAAGAGATCCTGGGCAAAATCAGCATTGCGGTCCTCCGGGGTCTGGCGTATCTCCGAGAGAAAGACCAAATCATGCATCGAGAAGTAAAGCCCTCCAACATTCTGGTCAACTTCCGGGACCAGATCAAGCTGTTCGACTTCGGCGTCAGCGGGCAGCTCATCGACTCCATGGCCAACTCCTTCGTGGGCACCCGCTCCTACATGTCTCCGGAGCGGCTACAGGGCACCCACTACTCGGTGCAGTCGGATATCTGGAGCATGGGCCTGTCCCTGGTGGAGCTGGCCATCGGCAGGTATCCCGTTCCCCCACTGGATGCCAAGGAGCTCGAGGCCACGTTCGGCTGGCCCATGGTGGACGCGGCGGACACAGAGCCTCACAGCACCTCACCTCGCCCACGGCCCCCAGGACGCCCCGTCAGCGGTCACGGGGTGGACAGCCGGCCAGCCATGGCCATCTTCGAACTACTGGACTACATGGTGAATGAGCCACCTCCCAAACTGCCCAGTAGCGTGTTCACCGCCGACTTCCAGGAGTTTGTAAATAAATGCCTCATCAAGAACCCGGCAGAACAAGCAGACCTCAAGATGCTCATGAACCACACCTTCATCAAGCGGTCCGAGGTAGAGGAAGTGGACTTTGCTGGCTGGCTTTGTGAGACCCTGCGGCTGAAGCAGCCCAGTACGCCCACGCACTTGGCCGTGTGA